TTTGCCCGAAATTATTGCCGCGGGCAGCGTTATCCAACTGTGTACGCACAATATGTTGTAGGTGTCTAATCACGTTGAAAACATCCGTATGCCTGACGGCACTAGACGTGATCAAAATGACACGTCCAATGTTTGATCCGTTCAATTGGCCGAAATTCGCCTATTTTGGATCAATTATGGCCATTTCGACACAAAGCACTTGGTTGACTGACAGGTTTGTGAGAAGTTGTGCGTGCATCTGGGGGAACAGTGCATCGTCGGCGAAAAGCCGACATCAGATCGAGCGACGGGACAGGCGCATAGATATGACAAATACTTCGACATCGGGCATGACCCGACGCGGCGTGCTTCGCGCGTTTGCAGCAACAGCTGTAGCAGCGGCACCAACCTATTCAAATGCAGCAGGATTCTTGCGCGGTGGCGGCGACGTACGCCGCTTGCGGATGTATTCCGGGCGTACCGGCGAACGCATGGACACGATCTACTGGATCGAAGGCCAATACGTTGGTGAAGCGCTGGCTGAAATCAACACGTTCATGCGCGACTGGCGTAACAACAAAACAATCAATATCGATATCCGCAACATCGATATCATGGCCGCGTCTTTGCGTCTTTTGGATGCAAACGAACCGTACATGTTGTTGTCCGGTTACCGGTCACCTGAAACGAACGCGATGCTGCGCAGCCGGTCTTCGGGCGTGGCGCGCAATTCACTGCACATCCAAGGTCAGGCCGCTGATCTGCGCTTGGAAAGCCGCTCTACCGCGCAGATGGCGCGTGCCGCACGGTCATGTGCTGCCGGTGGTGTCGGTCGGTATTCCGGTTCTAATTTCGTGCATATGGATTGTGGTCCTGTCCGATCTTGGGGCGGTTGATCCCACACTAGAAACAATCCAAGGAATTGGGCCTGATTATCTGGTTAACGCCATATAATCAGGCCTTTTTTCTGCCACATAGCCCTTTGTCACAACACAGAATCGTGAAACCTATGGGACACGTTAACAAGTGTGACCGGTTCCATGCCCTTTACCCACGATCCAAAGCCACAAATCCGTTTGACCGAAGCAAACTATGCTGACGGCGTCGGCGAAGCTGTCGGCGGCACCGATCCAGTCGCGATTTCGGCCAATCTGTTTGACCAAGACGGTGACACGCCAAATGCGGCGGGGCTAAGCAATATGTTTGTGGCGTGGGGTCAGTTTCTGGACCACGACATTACGCTATCCCTAGAAAGCCACGCAGAGGTTTTGACCGCTGAAGGGCTTGTCGCCCCTCTCGCGCGGTCCGTGTATGAGATCGGCGAGGACGGCGCACGCGTGCCGACGAATGCCATTTCGTGGCAGATCGACGGCAGCCAAGTCTATGGATCAACCGAAGAACGCACCGCAGATTTGCGCAGCTTTGAGGGTGGGAAACTCCGGATGTCGGACGATCCCGCATCCGATGACGGGCTTATGCCGTTGGCTGATCCCGATAGTTTCATGGCGGGTGATATTCATTCAGACGATCCGGTCTTTTTATCGGGCGACATTCGCGCCAACGAAAATCCGGCACTTGCGTCGATGCACACGGTCATGGCGCGTGAACATAACTATTGGGCCGAACGATTGGCAGAAGAACATCCCGATTGGACGGATGATCAGCTGTTTGATGCAGCACGCCAGATCGTTACTTATGAATTGCAGTCAATCACTTACGAACAATGGCTGCCGCATCTGATCGGTGAAGCCGCTGGTGATTATGACAGTCATGATCCGGATGCCGTGGGTGAAATATCGGTCGAGTTTTCCACGGCTGCGTTCCGGTTTGGACACACCATGGTGTCCAGCACCCTGCCCCGCATCAACGCCGATGGCACCGATACCGAAGATGGTGATCTGGCCATTATGGACGCGTTCTTTAACGCCGATCCGCTGAAAGACGGCGATCTGGATGCGATCCTGCGCGGCCAGTTGACCAGCAACGCGCAAGAATTCGACACCAAAGTTGTGGATGACCTGAACTTCTTTTTGTCGTCGCCCGATGGTCTTTCAGGGTTCAGCCTTGTGGCATTGAACCTGTTGCGCGGCCAAGATCATGGCCTGCAAAGCTACGTGGACACCCGTGCCGCTCTGCTCGGTGATATTGATCCGGACACGCTCGATCCTTACGACTTTTCGATCATCACTTCCGACCCAGACCAACAAGCCGCCTTGGCCGAAGTTTACGATACGGTCCATGACGTTGATCTGTGGGTTGGTGGATTGGCCGAGGATTCGATCGGCGACACGCAACTAGGTCCGACGTTTACGTTTATCGTCGCGGACCAGTTCAGCCGCATCCGTGACGCTGATCCGGAATTTGGTCAGCTTGATCCGGCGATTGGCGAAGACATCATCGCCGAGGTACAACAAAGCGGGCTGAACGATATCCTGATGCGCACAACGGGCGTTGATGCGGTGCAGGACGATCCGTTCCTGGCCGCACCTATGGATTTAGTTGATACGGCCGCACCGGACACAACGTGGTTCGACGACGATTTCGATCTTGTATCGCAACGCATTGACGACACGGTGCAAGGCGGCGCTGGCGATGATGAAATTACGGTGCGCGGCGGCACGATCGTGAACGGCAACGTACAGCACGGCAGTGGCAACGACACCTTCACCCAGACCAGCGGCACGATCACCGGTGATGTGCGTACTGGAAGCGGTGACGACGTTTTGTATATCGGCGGCGATGGCGAAGTCCTAGGTGACGTCTCCGGCGGCAGCGGCAACGACGAAATCACGCTTGATGACTTTGCAGATGTCGCGCGTATCCGTGCAGGGGCCGGTGATGACACTGTCAGCCTTGGTGAAAACACGTCCGCGCCCGAGGTCTTTCTTGGTAGCGGCAGTGATACCATCACTGTCGAGGCAGGTGCTGATGTCGCCAAAATAAGCGGTGGCTCAGGCGAAGACACACTGACAATCAAAGGCAGCCGTTTCCGCGTCGATTATCAGAATGATGATCCGAGCGCAGTCAACGGAACAGTGGTCTATCTGGATGCAGACGGCAGTGAAACCGGTGACAGCATTACCTTCCAGAACATTGAAACGGTTGCCTGTTTCACGACTGGCGCACTGATCCTGACACCGCGCGGCGAAATCCCGATTGAAACGCTGCGCACGGGAGATCAGGTCATCACACGCGATCATGGTGCACAGCCGATCCGATGGATTGGGACGACAACGGTTGCTGCTCTGGGTGATCTCGCGCCAATCCGCTTTGCCGAAAATGCGCTTGGCCTGCACGCCGCGTTCGAAGTGTCACCGCAACACCGGATGCTCTTATCCGGATGGCGTTGCGAACTGGCCAGCGGCGCACAAGAAGCATTGGCCCCAGCCAAGCATCTGATCAACGACACCACCATCCGGCAGGTCCACCGCGACACGGTCACATACGTGCATCTCGCGTTTGAACGGCACGAAGTGATCTGTGCCGACGGCGCGTGGTCCGAAAGCTTCCATCCGGGTGCGATGGCGCTTGATGCCCTGTCTGCGGCGACGCGAGCAGAATTGTTCCGCCTCTTCCCAAAGGTCGCAATGAGCCCGATCAGTTACGGCCCCTCTGCCCGCCTTCAGATCAAACGCCACGAAGCTCGCATGATCACTGCCTAAACCGGAAGGTTGCAAATTTCAGCGACCCCGCGCAGGCTGTTGGGATGAAAATCCTTAGTCTGATCGCCGCATGTCTTGGTTTTGCATCGCCCTGCATGGCTTGCGATACAGCTCTTGTTTTGTCGATTGATGTGTCAAATTCCGTCGATGTTGCCGAATACCGTTTGCAGGTCGATGGTATGGCCGACGCTCTACTAGACCCAGAAATCGTTGACGCAATGGTCGCGGGAGACGTTGCAATCGCCGTGATGCAATGGTCAGGGGCGGAACGCCAAGAACTCAGCATCCCATGGCGTCAAATACGAACGAAATTTGACGCAGAACGCTTGTCCGCCGACGCACGTTTGATGACCCGCGCGTTTGTGCTGTCCGACACAGCACCCGCAGAGGCGATATACTACGCCGTCGACCTGTTTCGCAGCGCTCCGGACTGTAAGCGGCAAGTCATCGATGTCTCTGGCGATGGCACCCCGAATGCCGGATCGGATAGCGGTACAGCACGGCAATTTGCCCAACGCCGCGGGATCACGATCAATGGGATCGCGATTGAATCGATGGGCGTCGCCATCACAACCTTTTTCCAAAGGCATATCATCACCCGCGATGGCTTTGTGATTACGGCGCGCACGCACCGCGAATACCCCGACGCTATTAGACGCAAGATCATCAGGGAACTCAGCCAAGTGCTAGGTTAATCAGCCTGTGCAGGTTTCGAGGTTTGCATCAATCGTGCCGATCAAGCGGCGATCTTCGGACAGATATGAATAGGTGTAATCAAAACCGTAGTCTTCCATCAAGATTTTGATTTCTGGCGACCCACAAACCGCGCCGATCACTTTTGACTGCTGGCGTTCGATCACTTGCTCCGGTTCCAGCGCAGAATGTGGCAGCATGACGGTGTAATAATAGCGGACGTTCAACCCGACGACGGCCATGTTATTCAACACAAGACTGCCATCACCAGCAGCCCCTTTGTTTTCGTTCTGGCGTCGTGCGGTCGCGCGGAACATTTCAATGACTTGTTCCTGCTCCGGCGTCAGCTTGACGACATCTTCACCAGCTGCGGCATCTTCGTTCTGATGCGAGCTAATGACCTGTTCGAGAATAGCAAAGGTGTCGAGGTTCGACGCCATACGGGAAACCTGAACGTCATCGGTCAAAGGTGCGGGCGTATCCGCCGCCACATCGTCTGTCGTAGCAATCTCCGTAGGTGCTGCGTCAACAACGGGTACATTTGCACCGATTCCAGTTGCCTCTTCCGGTGCAGCATCCGTGAACAGAAATTGTGTCACACCGAACGTCGCAATCGCGCCAACAGCAACCATTCCAATGGCTTCGCCTAGTTTCATCTACTCATTCCCCCACGCGACGCGGCCCAAACTTTGGTTTGTTTACCGCAATATGTCGTTATTATTGTTTCGCCAACTACCACAATAAGACAGCGCAACACAATCTGCGCGCCCGATAATTTTGCCTTGACCCATGGCCCCCAGACCGCCATTCCTAGGTCATGGGGATCGCGACCGCCCCGTGAGGCTGATGCCAAAGGTTCGCATCCACTGACCATCTCAGAAAGGATGCCCTCATGGCTGACACCCAAAAACCTGGCTTCACCGAAATGTCCTGCAAGCAATTGATGCGATTAATCGGGACGCCTGATTGTCCCGTGATCATCGACGTCTGTATTCCCGAAGACGTCGCAGAAAACCCGTATCGCATCCCGACAAGCGTATCGTGCAGCCACAAAGACATCACGGCTATGATCCCTGCCCTGCAAGGCCAATCCGTTGTTGTTGTGTGCCAGAAAGGCAAGAAACTAAGCCACGGCACCGCCGCCGTTTTGCGCAGTCATGGCATAGCTGCCGAAGTTCTGGCTGGCGGTATTCTGGCATGGCTGGCAACGGATTATCCCCGCATTTCGCTTGATGCTTTGACGGGCACCGACCTGTGGGTCACGCGCCATCGCCCCAAGATCGACCGCATTGCTTGCCCTTGGCTGATCCGCCGCTTCATCGCACCTGACGCCCGCGTTCTTTTTGTCCCGCCTGCCGAAGTTGTCTTGGTCGCTGAAAAGTTCGACGCAATCGCGTTTGACGTGCCGGACGTCACTTTCACCCACAGCGACAGACAATGTACCTTTGACGCGATGCTGGACCACTTTGGTCTGCGCACACCAACGCTGGACCGCCTGAGCCGCGTGATACGCGCCGCAGATACAGATGATACGTCTGTGCCAGAAGCTGCGGGGTTGCTCGCGCTTTCTGTCGGTACGTCCCGCCAATACAAAGACGATCAAGCCCAGTTAGAAGCCGCTTTGCCGCTTTATGACGCGCTATATCGCTGGGCCCGTGATGGCCAAGACGAAACACACGATTGGCCGTACCAATGACCCCGTCTTACGCTGACCTGACCCGCGTTTTTGGCCGCATAGGTTTGCTGTCGTTCGGCGGCCCCGCCGCGCAAATTGCCTTGATGCATAAATCACTGGTCGAAGACCGCGATTGGCTGACCGAGGATCAATTCCTAAGAGCGTTATCATTCTGCATGTTGCTGCCCGGACCCGAAGCCATGCAGCTTGCTACCTACGCTGGCTGGCGAAAGCGCGGCATTCTGGGTGGTTTGATCGGCGGCGGATTGTTCGTCCTACCCGGCGCAATCGTCATTATGGCGCTGGCACTGCTGTATGGCAGTTACGGGTCGTTACCGCTCGTGCAGGCGATTTTCTTGGGCGTGAAGGCGACCGTTGTCGTGATCGTCATCGAAGCATTGATCAAAGTATCCAAACGGGCGCTCGTCTCGCGCACAGCACTATGGCTGGCTGCATTTGCCTTTGTCGCATTGTTCTTTTTTGCACTGCCCTTTCCGATTGTCATTGTTATCGCGGCCATTGTCGGGGCCATGACCGCAGCGACTGATACAGTTGCGACGCCAAGTGCAAAATTCCCGTGGGCCAAAAGTTTCGCGGTCATCGTGATCGGTTGTTTGCTTTGGGCCGCACCCTTTGCCCTGATCGGAAACGCCGACCCTATCCTTGCCGAAATTGGTGCCTTCTTTGCGTGGCTCGCTGTTGTCACCTTTGGCGGTGCCTACGCGGTGCTAGCCTATATGACCCAAGCAGTCGTTGGCGATTATGGTTGGCTGACAACGCCACAAATGATGGATGCACTGGGGTTAGCCGAAACGACGCCAGGGCCGCTGATCCTTGTGACGCAATTTGTCGGCATGATCGCAGGCGCACAGGCTGGCGGGACCGGACTGGCCTTGATCGCAGGTGTCCTGACTTTGTGGGTGACGTTTGTCCCCTGCTTTATCTGGATTTTTGCAGGCGCGCCGCTGATTGACTGGCTGGAACAACAGCCGCGCCTGAAAGCAGCGCTTGCTGGCATCACAGCCGCGGTTGTGGGGGTCATCGCCAACCTGTCAGTGTGGTTCGCGCTCCATGTCTTTTTCGGCACTGTCACACCCTTCACAGCAGGCCCAATCACAAGCGTTTGGCCAGACCTGACGACCGTACAGCCATTAGCAGTCGCTTTGGCCGGACTGGCTGGGGTGCTCTTGCTGTGGCGACATATCAATCTTCTTTGGGTCCTGTTTATCTGTGCTGCAATCAGTGGAACAGTCGCGATGTTCTGACACGTTTGCGCACGCCCCCTTTCATCCGCCTT
The Rhodobacteraceae bacterium S2214 genome window above contains:
- a CDS encoding DUF882 domain-containing protein, coding for MTNTSTSGMTRRGVLRAFAATAVAAAPTYSNAAGFLRGGGDVRRLRMYSGRTGERMDTIYWIEGQYVGEALAEINTFMRDWRNNKTINIDIRNIDIMAASLRLLDANEPYMLLSGYRSPETNAMLRSRSSGVARNSLHIQGQAADLRLESRSTAQMARAARSCAAGGVGRYSGSNFVHMDCGPVRSWGG
- a CDS encoding chromate resistance protein, whose protein sequence is MSCKQLMRLIGTPDCPVIIDVCIPEDVAENPYRIPTSVSCSHKDITAMIPALQGQSVVVVCQKGKKLSHGTAAVLRSHGIAAEVLAGGILAWLATDYPRISLDALTGTDLWVTRHRPKIDRIACPWLIRRFIAPDARVLFVPPAEVVLVAEKFDAIAFDVPDVTFTHSDRQCTFDAMLDHFGLRTPTLDRLSRVIRAADTDDTSVPEAAGLLALSVGTSRQYKDDQAQLEAALPLYDALYRWARDGQDETHDWPYQ
- a CDS encoding DUF1194 domain-containing protein, with the protein product MKILSLIAACLGFASPCMACDTALVLSIDVSNSVDVAEYRLQVDGMADALLDPEIVDAMVAGDVAIAVMQWSGAERQELSIPWRQIRTKFDAERLSADARLMTRAFVLSDTAPAEAIYYAVDLFRSAPDCKRQVIDVSGDGTPNAGSDSGTARQFAQRRGITINGIAIESMGVAITTFFQRHIITRDGFVITARTHREYPDAIRRKIIRELSQVLG
- the chrA gene encoding chromate efflux transporter encodes the protein MTPSYADLTRVFGRIGLLSFGGPAAQIALMHKSLVEDRDWLTEDQFLRALSFCMLLPGPEAMQLATYAGWRKRGILGGLIGGGLFVLPGAIVIMALALLYGSYGSLPLVQAIFLGVKATVVVIVIEALIKVSKRALVSRTALWLAAFAFVALFFFALPFPIVIVIAAIVGAMTAATDTVATPSAKFPWAKSFAVIVIGCLLWAAPFALIGNADPILAEIGAFFAWLAVVTFGGAYAVLAYMTQAVVGDYGWLTTPQMMDALGLAETTPGPLILVTQFVGMIAGAQAGGTGLALIAGVLTLWVTFVPCFIWIFAGAPLIDWLEQQPRLKAALAGITAAVVGVIANLSVWFALHVFFGTVTPFTAGPITSVWPDLTTVQPLAVALAGLAGVLLLWRHINLLWVLFICAAISGTVAMF
- a CDS encoding Hint domain-containing protein, coding for MPFTHDPKPQIRLTEANYADGVGEAVGGTDPVAISANLFDQDGDTPNAAGLSNMFVAWGQFLDHDITLSLESHAEVLTAEGLVAPLARSVYEIGEDGARVPTNAISWQIDGSQVYGSTEERTADLRSFEGGKLRMSDDPASDDGLMPLADPDSFMAGDIHSDDPVFLSGDIRANENPALASMHTVMAREHNYWAERLAEEHPDWTDDQLFDAARQIVTYELQSITYEQWLPHLIGEAAGDYDSHDPDAVGEISVEFSTAAFRFGHTMVSSTLPRINADGTDTEDGDLAIMDAFFNADPLKDGDLDAILRGQLTSNAQEFDTKVVDDLNFFLSSPDGLSGFSLVALNLLRGQDHGLQSYVDTRAALLGDIDPDTLDPYDFSIITSDPDQQAALAEVYDTVHDVDLWVGGLAEDSIGDTQLGPTFTFIVADQFSRIRDADPEFGQLDPAIGEDIIAEVQQSGLNDILMRTTGVDAVQDDPFLAAPMDLVDTAAPDTTWFDDDFDLVSQRIDDTVQGGAGDDEITVRGGTIVNGNVQHGSGNDTFTQTSGTITGDVRTGSGDDVLYIGGDGEVLGDVSGGSGNDEITLDDFADVARIRAGAGDDTVSLGENTSAPEVFLGSGSDTITVEAGADVAKISGGSGEDTLTIKGSRFRVDYQNDDPSAVNGTVVYLDADGSETGDSITFQNIETVACFTTGALILTPRGEIPIETLRTGDQVITRDHGAQPIRWIGTTTVAALGDLAPIRFAENALGLHAAFEVSPQHRMLLSGWRCELASGAQEALAPAKHLINDTTIRQVHRDTVTYVHLAFERHEVICADGAWSESFHPGAMALDALSAATRAELFRLFPKVAMSPISYGPSARLQIKRHEARMITA